The Cyprinus carpio isolate SPL01 chromosome A5, ASM1834038v1, whole genome shotgun sequence genome has a segment encoding these proteins:
- the LOC109096568 gene encoding MOB kinase activator 3B — MSIALKQVFNKDKTFRPKRKFEPGTQRFDLHKRAQASLNSGVDLKAAVQLPHGEDLNDWVAVHLVDFFNRINLIYGTVCEFCTEKSCPVMSGGQRYEYRWQDEHKYKKPTPLPAPKYMNLLMDWIEMQINNEDIFPTSIGIPFPKNFIQICKKILCRLFRVFVHVYIHHFDRILLMGAEAHVNTCYKHFYYFATELNLIDRKELEPLKEMTSRMCL, encoded by the exons ATGTCCATCGCACTCAAACAAGTGTTTAACAAAGACAAGACGTTCCGGCCCAAGCGTAAGTTCGAGCCGGGCACTCAGCGCTTCGATCTGCACAAGCGGGCGCAGGCATCGCTCAACTCGGGCGTGGATCTGAAAGCAGCCGTCCAGCTGCCGCACGGTGAGGATCTGAACGACTGGGTGGCTGTGCACTTGGTGGACTTCTTCAACCGGATCAACCTCATCTACGGGACAGTGTGCGAGTTCTGCACGGAGAAAAGCTGTCCGGTGATGTCAGGCGGCCAGCGATACGAGTACCGATGGCAGGATGAGCACAAGTACAAGAAGCCCACGCCGCTGCCTGCTCCAAAGTACATGAACCTGCTGATGGACTGGATAGAGATGCAGATCAATAACGAGGACATCTTCCCCACCAGCATCG gAATTCCCTTCCCAAAGAACTTCATCCAGATCTGTAAGAAGATCCTGTGTCGTCTTTTTCGCGTGTTCGTGCACGTCTACATCCATCATTTCGACCGGATCCTCCTGATGGGAGCTGAAGCGCATGTCAACACCTGCTACAAACACTTCTATTACTTTGCCACTGAACTCAACCTTATAGACCGCAAAGAGCTGGAGCCGCTG AAAGAAATGACCTCTAGAATGTGTTTGTGA